TCTTCAGCTTCAAAACTGATACAAGTTGACCTTTAAGATTAAGTACAAGTTAAAACTTGATTTAGCCACTTTTGGGAAAATGTTCttaggaaaaataataaacaaaataagagccCTTGGCAAGTCACATCAGCTCTACTTTTAGTGAAGAAGAAACAGAgtgtgaataaatgtaaataaaacacctaatgtgaaaaaaagcgGGCTCGGTTACGTTACGTGACGGTTTTGTTATGTGGCATAGGATGCCCTGAATCTGTGCTTGCCACAGTGAACAAGATAAAACCTATAAACACCAAACTTGAGTGGTCTGCTATCAGCCCTGATACTGATCTTGTAAATCTATGGAAACATGTGAGACTCACAGTTCATAGAAGGGACTCATGAAATTTGTAGTTATTGTAAAGTGTAAAGAGTTTTAGCCAGATCTGTCTACTGCATACACACTGGTAATACACCACAAACTGGTCTACAAGTATTACTATGGGTCCTGAGAAGTgttttccttaaaaaacaaaaatctaaaactttCAGCAGTGCAGTTGGTAGAGTCATTAAAAATCCAGTAGCGGTACCTCATCCTCAGTGCACCCTCCAGGGTTGTCTTGTGCATCATACCcatcttcctcatcctcatcataCTCCCCCCGCTGAACAAATTCATTCTTGGTACGCAGGTAAAGGTCCCATAGTTTACAGGCTGCCCTGTACTCAGGACTGTCCGGCTAAACGCATGAAATACAAGTTAATTTTAAGAACCCAACTTATGCAttgatataattttattttctttgttgcatttatttttaccttgtaATAGGTTTTAGCATTGTTAAataacaactgaaaatcactggTGAGTTGTTCAACATCATCATACTCCTCCATCTTTAATTTCTGCTGGATCTTCATCATGTCAATAGGCTGAGACACCACATGGTAATAGTCTGGTTGATTCCTGTaacaaatgtgaatttaaattcTGTGTCTAAAGCATATGTTACTCAACTCATAGTGAAGAATTTTGGGAATGGAATTATATATACAGTGCATAATTTATGATCACCAATCCTTGCTCTTACCTTCGTTTGGGAGCTCTGATGAAAAGCTCACACAACATCCTGCCCTGGTCATCTTTGTAATCTCGGATTGTGTTGTACAGTTCATGACATACAGCAATCTGCAGTGCAAAGATTTAACACTGAAAAAGATCTACGAACTTTCCCATGGTAAATGCTTAATCAATATGTGTGGCGGTGTCATTCTAACAGTATAAAATCAGTAACTGAAATCTGTAAAATTACAGGATCAACAGTTGGTATGTTTGAggtccttctcctctttctcccaaTTGAAGACACTAACGATGAACTTTGGCTATCGTCAAAATCTCCTCCACTCACACTGCTAGAGGGAGATGTCGCTCTTCTCCTTTTCAAAGCCATGACGAACCTCTACGATAAAGACAAATTCCATTAAACAAATACCCCTGTATGAAAAATGGATCAgaactataaaaaaatataatttcgtAATAATATCTTAGCCACTGCAGCAGCCTTAATTGCCGATAAGGTTTCAATCCTTACCACATGATGCTGTATAGTTCTGTTCTCAAGAGAAGAGTTTGCAAGACAAAGTTTCTAATTTCCATACAAAAATCACTTTTATCATAAAGAAATTACTACAGAACTGATTTTACAACAATATTTAGAGCTGGCAGTGGTCTTTCATGCTACACACAATCATAGCATTTACAAATTCTGTTCaatcaagaacaaaaaaacactcCAAACAGCTTCACAAAAGTGTTACTGAAAAGTATAAGTCAGGGGATGGATATGTGTAAATTTCCAAGGCGTGTGATAACCTTTACAGTACAGTTACATCCATCATAAGTAATTAAAGGAAAATGGCAGACTTATAAATCTGCATAGGGCAGGCCGTCCTCAAAAACGGAGTTACCGGGCATTAAGGGGACTAGTGAGGGAGGCCCAGTAAGACACTAATGACTCCTGTGGAGTTACAGGCTTTAGCGGCTATGATGGAAGACAACTGCTGCCCATGTTCTTCAGCAGTCGAAGCCTTATTCTCAGCTATAGAGACTCTGAAGTCAACGGGAAAAAGGCTTTAAGCTGAGAAAACCGAAATTTAGTTTTCTGCCCATAACACCAGGCAGTTTGTTTGGCATAACCCGTATCATCACAAACAAACTATCGTGACGCTGCATGGTTCCAGCAGCATTGTGCTGTGGGGATGCTTTTTGACAGCAGACTTGAAACAAGATTTTCTTTCTAGCAAGACCCAAAACATAGAGCCATAGTAAAACACAAATGGTTTTGTTCTGGAGTGGCTGTGTCAGAGCCAAGACATCAATCCAAGTGATAATTTGTAAGTGGATTTGAAAAGTTCACTCACAATCCCCATGCAGCCTGACAGAGCTTGTACAGTTCTGAAGACTGAGGAAAAATTGCAACGTTCAAATGTGCAAAGCTGATCGAGACTCATCTACACAAGCTCTGTGCTTTAATTGATGCCAAAGGTGTAACTACTGAATACCTGAGGGAGATGAATACTTAAACAGTCGCTTACGGTCagtctttttattcatttcgaTCACCTTGAAGACATGAGTTTTAACTAcgaaatgaaataaacattttactgattggttaaaaaaaaaagccaaattcaaTTGACTATGATTCAATGTTGTAATTTGCATACTGTATACATTGAACACTGACACTGTAAATATTCTAGGGCCAAAGAAACTGACATGGGCACCTTTCACCTCTGTCCCAGCAGTTAATCAAATACTTTACCTGAGAGCAGAAATCCACTTCCAGTCtagattttaataaaagtgcTCTCGTAGAGTAACAGAATGACAAAATCCACTGTTTTTTTCCAACATACCCTTTGGCCTCCCAGTAGGTTTAAGATACATTATTTTGATATATGTTGATAAAGGTGACAACTCCTGTTTTGACCTGGAATGACATTTCTGCCAAAAGAGGACCAACGTCGCTCCGTTTGACCAACTAAAAAATGACAGATCTCCCAGGAGACAACTAGCTGCGCACAGCCTGGAGTCCAGTATGTACACATCACCAGTAAGCTAGCATTGCGAGCAGCAGCTGTCCACCTCCGGGACGGAGTGTCACTCAGTGTGGACAGGTACAGAGGATAGGGCAGCTAACATTAGCTACACTAAACGATTAGCCCTCAACATCAGTTAGACTGAGACAAAGGCATCACTGTAACACCGGCTAACGTTCACGTTACAAAGCCATTGTTACGTGCACCGACATCACTTGATGTTAAATATTTTCGCTTCACCACTTGACGGAGATGTGTGCTTACCTTTTGTTAACGCGTTATGAGACCCCCTTAAATCTAAACCATAAAGAATGCCAATCACTCATCGATTTTAGACGGAAGGACACAAGAGTGAAGTTAGCAACAATTCAACTGCCACTTCCGTTTGTTCCACTTCAGAATAAAAGCGTTTCGCATTTCTTATAGGCGCGTCTTGCATGTTTGCGTTTGATTTTCCCTTATCTGTTTGAGAAATAGGTCGTATAGTGGCGCCTGCTTTAGTACTTAGAAACCATATCTGTGACATCTGGAAATTGACCCATGTCATCTGGACCTTTTTCGTCTTTGAAACGTTTCTCATCCCCAGTGGCTTCTTCAGTCTCGGAGACGATTCAAAAGCAAAACGACGTCGCCGAGGGCACGAGTGCAATGCAGTTCCTGTTAGTTAAATTCCCTTTGACACATTTTATCATCGCCATTAAATCTCCTGATGTTAAGTGAACAAAACAGAGGTACATAAATCTGTTCGTCACCTGTGTCAACTACTCGTTTTTACAGACATGAATCCTGTTTTACATCATATTTGTAGGGTCATGTCCAATACATGTGGCTCCTTTCTCTCACCATCATGTTTGCATGAATGATTTGGAGAGACAGTCATGGCAGCAGGTTTTGCACATAGATTATTTGTCTCACATCCGTGCATTCTTGATATGTTACTGAGTGCTGCAGAGTGTGTTTTTCAAGTTACAGGTTCTCTACAGGAAAGTAGTGGTTTTCTTATATAGTCTTATAGTCCTGTAGCAATCAGAATTTGAAGTTGTGGCCTATTTAAGACACATATGAACAATATGGTAACAATTTAATCAGGCTTACTAATACTGAGCTTATTAGTTCAGAGATTCTATTATTTACTAGTAGTTTTGATAACATTTGAAAACAGTTTGGATcactaataaaacacaataactgCATGACATCAAATCGAGTTCAGCttaatgaaaacattgaaaacagTTCAAAAGCTCATAATTCCCAGAAATATGGAGTTGATGACGATTgaatcacacattcacactgagTCATTTTAAGGGGTCATAGGCCAAAAAGGTTAGAATGTGGCATTGACCTTCAACACTCAATTTTGGCAAAAAAGTAAGTTAACCCTTTGTCTTACCCCTTGGTTATGTGGTCAGATCTTCAACTAATATAAAATTCTAAACCTGTTGGTCTTGTCCACACCAAATACATTATTCCATTATTCACAGTCtacaaaatatgtaatataatgATAACAAAAAAAGTTAGAGTTAGTAAAAATTTAGTTAAAAGCTTACAAACTTTAGATATTTATCAGTCCACAGTTAGTAACAGTGTCTAAAAATAGAGAAATCTTTGACAATGTCTGGGCACCCATCTAAGATGAGTACAAAGGCACAAGGCAGACATCACACGTTTGTTCATACATCAAAACTTCACAACAACGATGTGGAGATGGTGGAGATAGCATCACAATTTGCAGTCAGTTTTAATGCCTTTTAAGTCTGCTGGGCTGCAGTCGTTAAGGAAATAAATTATTCCCAATCACATCAAGGTTCATCACAGCATAAATTAAGGGTGGTGGTCCACTAGCTGAAGTTGCACTGTGAAATACATCCACTTATCCACTGTCCCAGTTTCACCCAAAATATGCTTTTATGTAATTCGTGcattgttttatgcttttttaaTCTTTACGTTAGGATACATTTGGGAGTATATTTCCACTAAAGaaaattgaacattttatatttatcccAGAAGATGGCAGTATTACAGCTACAAGGAGACCAGCGCTACGTAaatgtaaagaagaagaaaaattaccAGTGAAGAAGAAACACAGAGCCGGAAGTGTGTGTCCATCGGTCCCATGTGATGCTGTTCAATCCATTCATTTCTGAGACGGCAACTTTAGCAACATTAAATATTGAAGTTTCTAACGAACACGGACATAGTTGCTATATAGAGGTATAATTGTAGTATACCCTAAAAACGTTGCTGTGTCTGAAAGCAAACGGTAACGCTAGCtagctgaaaaaaatcacagcttTAGCAATTGATAATAAGTCTGATATTTGGATGAAGGGTGTCGTGGATCCTAGCATGATCAAGGAAAACCGGTGGAACATACCCCCTAATGCTCCAGCGTGCATGGAGAGGCATCTGTGCTCAGCGCACTACAGAACAGGTAGGTAACTTTAACAAGCGGAGCTAGCTGAACGTTGTGCATGAAAACACGTTtacgttttcatttttatgtgcaAGTGTCTTCAGTAAAATTTTAAGTTTATACAGTCGAACAGAAAGTAaatcacagtttatttttattaaatcgGTGTACCCTATACGGATTTGTTGTGCTTTTGGCTAGAAAATTATAATAATCAATccaataaataattttgcaaCTTGACAATGAGCTGCTCTATTGATTGAATTTAGGGTACATTTGAGCAACCCTTACCCCAGGAGAGATGCTGTCACATCAGACTGAGTTCATAAAGTCTGGCAGTCACTACTGCTTGCCTTTCACCTAACAATGACCTGACACTCCCCACCCTGCCTTGGATAAGAATTCTTATAGCGTCTAAAACAACATGCTTTACTAATGTGCTTTTTTCCCTTTGATTTACTCTGTTCTCAGATGGCAACCTGTTGCTTGGGGCCTCAAGCCTCACTGGTAGGAGCTGGCAGGGGTCTGTGTGGATCTACAGCAATCCTGAGCAGGCACCCAATGAAGGATTCTGCAAAGCTGGTGTGCAGACTGAAGCAGGTGTGACAGATGTCAAATGGGTGTCAGAAAAGGGTATTGTTGTTGCATCAGACTCAGGTAAGAAACAACTTTACAGTCTATTATGAGCCAAGCACCTCACCTGGCACTTGAATGACAAACTGCTTTTGTTGTACTGTACAGGTGCCTTGGAGCTCTGGGAACTAGCAGAGGATGAGCGGCTGCTTGTGAATCGTTTCACCAAACAAGAGCATGACCATATTGTCAGCACACTAAGCCCAATTACTGGAGCAAGCAGTGTTGTTACTGGCAGTATGGACTGCCGGTTAGAAACTATTTTTAACTGACACATACACAGTTAAATGACGTGTTACTAATGAACATAGGcaatgtgaaacatttaacacagtggatcttttctctttgttttttgttatagaATTAAAGTATGGGATCTCAGTGAAGAGACAGTTGTCACTACCTACAATGGTAAggctatatactgtatataaatcaCTTTGAAGAATACGAGTAATTGAATCAAATTCTACTTGGTGTCACTGTAAGACAAAAGAACTGACCTCTTTTAATTTATATGAAAACAGAAGTAATCTACTTGGTGCAGAGCTGAGGATTTTTTTGTAATGCTTGGGAAAATAGGGAAGTTttactaaataattaaaatgttctcaaactACTCAACACTTGCCTAACTTTAAAAGAATACAGgcacaagttaaaaaaaaagatatttgctCTTGAGTCACATTTGTGTAGAACTATGCtatgtatataaatacaactttacttaatgtaaaaatatcataATTAAAATAGAGTGGTCTActgttttttaaactgaatgtGGTCAGATGATTGGCaagtatgatttttttaaaaatgattatatGTATTTCTCCAGTGCACACACAGCCAGTCACTTGTGTTGCTTGCAGTCCTACAGACGAGTCTCTCTTCATCTCCTGTGGCCAAGTAAGATTGTTATCAAATGTTTAGATTAACTTTTGTGGGCACCTAACTTACAATCATAAATACAGAAGTTTTGGGGCATTTTGCTGCATTAATCTGCACAATGGGTGATGgagaaatgtgaataaatatattGTCTATTGTCACAATTGAAGTTGAAACAACAGTAAAAGAGCAGAGGGAAAACTGCCAGACTATATTCATTCATACTCAACCTGTTGCTGTCCTTCAACCTTCAGGATGGCCGTGTTCTGATGTGGGACAGAAGAAAGCCAAACAAACCTGCCTCAAAAATAGGTGAGCAGTTTGTCAAAGCTTAAACTACTATGTTCAGAcatgtttgctttgttgttttcattaattttactACAGTGGAAACTAGTATTAATGGCACATAATCAATTCACCAGTTACCAAATGGGGTTTTGACTGTTGGGCCCATTCTGCAGCTTTATCActctcttattttattttgtttcagatGCCGAGTCCCCCAGCTGCTCACCTACCACTGTAGCGTGGCACCCCCACCACAGAAGTACAATTGCATATGGTAAGGCCTAGAAGCAGACTATTTGTGGACATAGACATGAAATTGGCACTCACTCTGTTCTGGTCGTGCTTATTGCTCCTCAGGTGATGAGCTGGGTAAAGTCACTGTGAAGGATTTGTTGGGAACAGAGCCAGCCCAGGTGAAGAATGTTCACAGCCGCAGAGTTAATGGGCTTGCCTTCTCCACACATAGGTACGTAAACTTTTCCAACTTCACTATCCTCTCACTTAGCTCCTCTATGAAATgataactgttttgtttttcttgtctttttttttttttttttttttttgtgccccaGTGCTTCCTTGCTAGCCTCCATTAGCAATGACTGTTCCCTTGCTGTTATGAACTCTGAACTGCAAGAAATGTGAGTCTTTGTGGTTAATACTAAATGGACAGCTTTCTGCAATATTTGGGGGAAGTAATAAAAACTAATCATGTTTTCTTCTGCTATAGACTTAGAGATCGGAAACACCAAGATTTTGTCAAAGGTGTAAGCTGGCGTCACGGTGGCTCTGATACCCTCACGACTGTAGGCTGGGATCATCTTGTGCTTCACCACACGGTGGATCCAGCTGTTGTAGCTCCCAACTCCTCTTAGACGCAAAAAACGATGCAAGACAATTATTAAAACTTATTAAACCTATTTTTGAGTGATGTACCTAAAATGTTGAATGACCTATATGTCAACTAGGAGAAATAGATTAAAGTGTTAGTTTTTTCACTCCGTACTCCCGATGTGTACACATTTAGACTATTGTGCTCCCTGTCCTGACCTTTGTGAATTCATATTCTACAATACAGTCTCTTTGTCTTTCATGCATCATCCATATGTAGTCACATTAGAGTTAACCCATTTGTATTGCAtacttttacattaaagaaacctactgttgtgattaaaaaaaaacatttgacatttctttgtatttcctGGAATCTATTTTAAGGCAACAAGTGAAAACCTATCTGAAGAAAATGGATTACTGGGGATCAGAACAGAACAATTGTATATTGTGTATGAGCTCCCAGTGCACCAGAGCTTACAccctttaacacacacacacaagtaaatAATATTACATTGTGGATGTACTCTGTCAGTAGAAGGTAAATGTTGTGGAACTTTGTTGTGGAAAAAAACTTCTTTACTTTCCATCACTTCActatatttgcattttgtacTGCCACCATGAATAGAATCATGTACTTCCTATAACCCAAATCTACTTTGAAAGACTACGTTGGCCTGATTTTAGAATCAAAGAtaaacagctttcggcttgtcccttttaaaggtcaccacagcagaacatggaTGGATAACGTTCCTGCCGAAACCCtcccatttattatttatttttttgctctggATCAGCACCAAGTTGGTCCTTGGTTGTTGGGCAGgtagggccacacctggtagggTGTGATTCAGACCTGCggccttctacatcccaactcaatgctctaccactgaaccaccagggcTATATATCAATGtacttaaaatgtaatttgaactAGAAAGCACAATATATAACTGACTGTAAACTGATTCTGGACATCAATTGAGTCCTTGCACACTTTCAATGTCATGATATCATGCCAAAGGGGTGTACTTTATATGCTAAATTGTTTTATAATATTAACTAAATGTTGCTCATTTCACATGGGAATTTGAAATGAACATTGATTATAATCTACtgtgaatataaaaatacattgacCAGACTAAGATCATGTCAGGGGAAACATGTAAggttattattacattaatggTCAAAGTTATGCTACTGCTTACTTACAGTTTCTTCATCTATTATATAAAGTGCAGTTCAACTATCATGATATTTGGCTAAACAATCTATTTTACATCCACATCCAAAAGCTTAATGTTGGTTTTTACTAATGACTATCATAACTTGATGTAAATTAGGTTTGctgtaacattttaataactaaGAAGGCTTGATGCAAAATCTTTATGCTGTgattaaaaactgacatttattaaaGCATGCATTTACTGCTTGGATTTGTTTTCCAGTTATGTTGTTGGATACTTTGCTGATCAATAACTTAAATATTCAATTTAACAAACTTACAATGTACGTACAACAACACATATGTTTCATACTGATATGTAGAGCATAACAACATGTATTTACATTCATACATTTGTAATGAAGTAAAACAACCTGTATACATATGGCAAAATTTCctaaatcaataaatatgaaaaacaaacatactaaGTGATCGACATCATCTGGCACTTATCTGAATTAACTTTTGGCTTGGCTCCAGTGGACTTGCATCATGTACATGTAACCGTAATAACATCGCAACTATGGGACGAAGTTATACCATAAACcacaacaattacattttatattattgtattttacattcaATTTTACATATGACCTTTCAAACTGCCGTATAATGTAGATTGTTTTTTCACTCAACGTATTGTTATACAGCATTAATTTAAGCATACTGTTGATAGTATTTGCCGGGTATTTGGCTCTAAATCAAAAACTCGTAAAGATAAAGACACTGAATAATCACACTGATAAACAACAGCAGCCACAacaagcttgtgtgtgtttgtatttagtttttttatacatGACTAATAACTAAGCTGACTATTGTTATAAAACATTCTTAACATATTAGCCAATAACCCTTAATGCTCAAACTGCTTTTTTCTGTTCCTGGGAATGAAAAAGTGTATTATACAAAAACCAGTGTGGGCCATATACAGTCATGTGAAAGGTTAGTACCCTTTATTTTGGAGTGGCaataaaattataacaaaaaggttttttttcaccaacatacatttaatgcacacttaaatgtaaaaatgtttctttatccaaactaaaagtaaatttctaatttaattatCAAGGGggctgcaaacatttgcacatttttattttttatatagaCTCCtttaccatttttgttacttcttatgaaaaaacatttgtgtactagctgaatgtgcaacaGTATTATGGCTTAAAGTTTGCATTGTCTTACATTAAAAACTGCATGTAGAGCAATGCAAACATAAACTCTACCTAGTACAATAacatcatgtcaactggacttcgtCTGCTGCTTGGGTGAgtaacaaaatatttctaaCCAAAAagaaagtccagttgacatgattcaatctcaggaaaatttaaaaaatacatgtacaaGTTTGCATCCCTCTAAATAAATTAGTTAATAATTAAGTTTAAAGCATTTCTGATTAAAAAAGACTTGCATCTAattgtacattaaatattatgttgagtaaaaaaaatcttttagtcatttttagaATAAGGGGGTACTAACTTTTGCTGTACTTTATGTctaatttctcttcttcttcaagAAGACTCCCCTTTACTGACCAGAGTAATAGGCTGTTTAGTACCAGGCCGAACTGTAAAGGTCAAACCATAGGGATGTTTTGATGGTCCATTGCTGAAAAGAAGAATACATTTATGCTTATAAGTGGATCCTGAACCTAGACACTGacattacaatattaaaaaagtgtATGTGTCATGTTGATTACTGGACATCTTACCTTGTGGGAACTTTCACTGAGGATGtctcctgatttttttttaaaactttacccTCCAACTCCCGCATGTCCAGTGTTGCTGCTTTCTTGGTCACAAGGTTAATCTTGCTCTGTGGTGTAGCTTTGGAGACAACAGGGACCTTATTGTCCTCATCAGACAAGGGAGTACCCCAGTCATCAGAGCCAGATTCTGCCTCTCTCACTGGGCCCATTTTATGGTCCATTTCCAACATCTTCTTTTGTAAGATGCTCAGAAGTGTGGCCTGACTGGGTGAAAGAGTAGATGGTAGCTGAGTAGGGACCACTTGAGTTTTTGTCTGGACTTGGGACTTTGGTTTGACATTGATGTCTGAAGGTGGAAATTTTGGAGCGACTGGGGATTTAGGTttaggaggaggagatg
This genomic interval from Channa argus isolate prfri chromosome 5, Channa argus male v1.0, whole genome shotgun sequence contains the following:
- the wdr77 gene encoding methylosome protein 50 — encoded protein: MKGVVDPSMIKENRWNIPPNAPACMERHLCSAHYRTDGNLLLGASSLTGRSWQGSVWIYSNPEQAPNEGFCKAGVQTEAGVTDVKWVSEKGIVVASDSGALELWELAEDERLLVNRFTKQEHDHIVSTLSPITGASSVVTGSMDCRIKVWDLSEETVVTTYNVHTQPVTCVACSPTDESLFISCGQDGRVLMWDRRKPNKPASKIDAESPSCSPTTVAWHPHHRSTIAYGDELGKVTVKDLLGTEPAQVKNVHSRRVNGLAFSTHSASLLASISNDCSLAVMNSELQEILRDRKHQDFVKGVSWRHGGSDTLTTVGWDHLVLHHTVDPAVVAPNSS